The genomic DNA CCTGCCATGAACATTTCCAAGACATCGTCCACTGTTTGAACACCGCCCATTCCAATAATTGGCAACTGAGAAACACTGGCGACTTGTCGGATTAAGCGAATAGCAACAGGTTTAATGGCTGGTCCAGATAGTCCACCAGTTTGATTGGCTAAAATAGGTTTTCTCGTTTTTAAATCAATGCGCATCCCTAGCAATGTATTAATCATAGAAAAACCGTCTGCGCCCCCTGCTTCAATTGCTTGGGCGATCGGCACAATGTCCGTTACGTTTGGTGATAGTTTAACATAAATCGGAACAGAGGCGACTTTTTTGACTGCTTGTGTTAATTGAAAAGCAATGTCTGGATCTGTACCAAAAGCTATGCCGCCATGTTTCACATTAGGACAGGAAATATTCAGTTCAATTGCCTTGACGTTAGGCGCTTGCCCAATTTTTGCGCAAACAGCCACATAGTCCTCTTCGCAAGCACCTGCAACATTTGCGATAATCGGTAAGTTAGGGTATTTTTCTAATTTTGGTAATTTTTCTTGCATAACCACGTCTAAGCCTGGATTCTGCAATCCAATGGCATTTAGCATACCACTGGGTGTTTCAGCTACACGTGGTGTGGGATTTCCATATCGTGCTTGGGGCGTTGTCGCCTTAATCATAATTGAACCTAATTGATCAAGGTCATAATAGTTAGCATATTCTTCCCCGAACCCAAAGCAACCACTGGCGGGAATAATTGGATTTTTTAATGTTAAACCTGGAATTGAAACAGCTAAAGGATTTTTCATCATAAGATAACCTCACTTGCTTTAAAAATCGGACCTTCATCACAGACCTTGACACTTTTTGCTCCAGTAGTGTCTCCTTTTTTATGGCAAACGCAGGCATAGCAAGCCCCAATTCCACAGGCCATCCGTTCTTCTAAAGAAAGGTAAACGTGTGGATGTGTTGGAAATAAAGAATCAATTGCTTTTAACATACCATTCGCACCACAAGCATAAACTGCATCAGGGATCCGTCCTTTTGCTAACGCTTCTGACAATAAACGGCCCACGTTGCCATGAGCGCCAAACGAGCCATCATCTGTGGCAAAATGTGTTTCTCCTAATGCCATAAATTCTTGTTGGTAATAAGCAGCCTCTTTTGATGCATAACCAAGAAAATGAATCACTTTCACGCCTTTTTCATTGAGTTGCTTTGATAATTCATACAATGGGGGAATCCCGATTCCTCCGCCAACGATAAAAGCAGTTTGACCAGCTGCTACGGTAGTTATATCAAAGCCGTTTCCTAAAGGACCTAAAATATCTAATTGTTCACCAGCCTTCATGGTGGCAAACACTTCCGTTCCAGCGCCTTCGACTCGATAAATCAAACGACAGGTTTCGTTCGAATGATCAATTTGGTTGATGCTAATCGGTCGCCGCAAAAGTAAATCTGCACGCGGAACCTTGATATGCACAAACTGTCCAGGTCGTGTCATCTCTTTCACTAACTCGCCTTGTAAGTCTAACTGATAAATCCGTGGCGCTAACTGTTTTTGAGCTACAATGGTCATCATTTCTTGCTTTCTCTGCATCAGTATCCTTCACTCCTTTATTCTCTGATTCCCCTATAAATGATTTTCTATTTCTTCGTAAAAGAATCTGGAACAGTCCTCCTCAGACGATTGTTCCAGATTTTTGCTTAAATGGCTTCTGTCGTAAAGGCTCTTGATTCTAAAACTTTTAAAATCGCATTTGCTGTGTCAAGTGAGGTAAACAATGGAATCCCATGTTCGACTGCTTCCCGACGGATTGAAAACCCATCTTGGTTGGCACTGGAACGATTTTTATCCATGGTATTGATTACCACTTGTGCATTCCCATTGCGAATGACATCCAGCACGGTTTCCCCTTCAGGATTAGAAATTTTCGTCACTTTCTTAACAGGCAACTGATGCTTCGCTAAAAAGTCAGCGGTTCCTTCCGTTGCGACTAAACTATAGCCAATTGCTGAAAAACGCTTAGCAATTTCTAACGCCTCTTCTTTTGTTTCATCAGCAATGGTGAAAAGTACAGCCCCATAACTTGGCAAATGCAAGCCAGATGCTTCAAAGGCTTTATACAAGGCTTTTTCTAAATAATAATCACTACCCATCACTTCCCCAGTTGATTTCATTTCAGGCCCTAAGTACGTATCTACTTTTTGTAGTTTCGTAAAGGAGAATACAGGGGCTTTCACATGAACTTGTTTACTTTCAGGATATAATCCATCTTGATATCCTAGGTCAGTCAGTTTCTCACCAAGAATCGCTTTTGTAGCAACTTGGGCCATCGGAATCCCTGTGATTTTACTTAAGAAAGGAACTGTTCGACTCGCACGAGGATTCACTTCAATCACATAAACACGATTTTCATGAATAACAAATTGAATATTCATCATACCTACACAGTTTAAACCAAGTGCCAGTTTTTTTGTATAATCGGCAATCGTTGCTTGAATTTCTTGAGAAAGATACTGCGGTGGATAAACCGCCATTGAATCGCCAGAATGCACGCCAGCTCGTTCAATATGTTCCATAATCCCTGGAATTAGTACTGTTTCACCATCACAAATGGCATCAACTTCACATTCTTGTCCCAATAAATAGCTATCAACTAAGACAGGATGTTCTGGAGAAGCTTTGACTGCATGTCGCATATAATCTTCCAAATCCTTTTGATTTTCGACAATTTCCATTGCACGACCACCTAAAACATAACTTGGACGCACTAAAACGGGATAGCCGATACGATCAGCAATCACGACTGCTTCTTCTGCACTTGTGGCTGTATCTCCTGGTGGTTGAGGAATCGCTAACTCTTGCAAAGCTTGTTCAAATAAATCACGATTTTCCGCACGATCTAAATCTTCAATCGTTGTTCCAAGAATTTTAACGCCTTGTTTTGTGAGCGGCTCAGCTAAATTAATCGCTGTTTGTCCACCAAATTGGACGATCACGCCAATCGGATTTTCTAAATCAATCACATTCATGACGTCTTCTAAAGTTAATGGCTCAAAGTATAATTTATCAGAAACAGAGAAATCTGTTGAAACTGTTTCAGGATTACTATTCATAATAATTGCCTCATAACCAGCCGCTTGGATCGCTTTGACAGAATGAACCGTTGCATAATCAAACTCGACCCCTTGACCAATGCGAATGGGACCAGAACCTAATACTAGTACAGAAGGCTTTTTCGAAACATTGCTTTCGTTTTCCACTTCATACGTGCTATAAAAATAAGGCGTGTGTGATTCAAACTCTGCAGCACACGTATCCACCATTTTATAGACGGGCACAATTTGATTGGCTCTGCGGAAGTCAGCGATGGCTTGTTCTGTTTGTCCCCAAAGTGCTGCGATTTTCCGATCAGAAAAGCCATTTTGTTTGGCTTCTTTCAAGATAGCTACGTTGTCCACGTGACTTTCAAGGGTCGTTTCAATTTCGATAATGTGTAAAAGTTTATCCAAGAAGAATAAATCAATTTTCGTTAAACTTTGTAATTCTTCGATGCTATATCCTCTACGAATGGCTTCTGATAAGTAGAACAATCGATCATCTTGCGCATGGACCATTTTCTTCGTTAATTCTAAATCACTGACATGACTTAGTTCTGCTAACTCGTTGTGATAAGCACCAATTTCTAAAGAACGAACTGCTTTTAATAAGGATTCTTCAATATTGCGGCCAATTGCCATGACTTCCCCGGTTGCTTTCATTTGCGTTCCTAGTTCTCGAGCACCTTTTTCAAATTTGTCAAAAGGCCAACGAGGAATTTTGGAAACAACATAGTCCAAAGCCGGTTCAAATTCGGCATAAGTGGTTCCAGTAACTGGATTTTTCATTTCATCTAATGTTAAACCAACAGCAATTTTTGCGGCTAACTTCGCAATTGGATACCCTGTGGCTTTACTAGCAAGTGCAGATGAGCGAGAAACACGAGGATTCACTTCAATCACATAATAATTAAAGCTATGCGGGTCCAAAGCTAATTGAACATTACAGCCACCTTCAATTTTTAATGCACGAATAATTTTCAAAGACGCATCTCGCAACATTTGGTATTCATAATCTGATAAGGTTTGACTCGGAGCAAAAACAATCGAATCCCCAGTGTGAATACCGACAGGATCAAAGTTTTCCATGTTACAAACCACAATCGCATTATCGGCCGAATCACGCATCACTTCATATTCAATTTCTTTAAAACCAGCAATACTTTTTTCAATTAAACATTGTGTAACTGGTGATAATTTCAGACCGTTTTCGGCAATCTGACGGAGTTCTTCTTCCGTATCACACATGCCGCCGCCTGTTCCACCTAAAGTAAATGCGGGACGAACGATAATTGGATAGCCAATTCGTTTGGCAAAAGCCACGGCTTGTTCCACCGTATTGACAATTTCACTTTCTGGAATCGGTTGTTCTAATTCTTCCATCAATTGTTTAAATAAATCACGGTCTTCCGCTTGGTCAATCGCACTGAGCTTTGTTCCTAGCAATTCTACATTTAGCTCATCTAAAATTCCTGATTCCGATAATTCCATCGCCATATTTAATCCAGTTTGACCACCTAATGTTGGTAGAAGAGCATCAGGACGTTCTTTTCGCAAAATTCTTGAAACAAATTCTAAAGTAATCGGTTCGATATAAACATGATCCGCGATTTCCTTATCGGTCATAATAGTCGCTGGATTTGAGTTTACTAAGACAACTTCATACCCTTCTTCTTTTAGCGCTAAACAGGCTTGTGTGCCTGCATAGTCAAATTCTGCTGCTTGTCCAATAATGATTGGTCCTGAACCAATCACCATGATTTTCTTGATGTCCGTTCGTTTTGGCATTAGTTTTGCTCCTTCCATGCATCCATTAATTCCATAAATTCGTCAAATAAATGAAGACCATCGTGCGGTCCTGGAGCCGCATCTGGGTGATATTGCACAGTAAAAGCTGGATAATCTCGATGACGCACGCCTTCAACCGTTCCATCATTGACTTCCACGTGGGTCACAAGTAATTTTTCTGGATCAATTGTTGCTTCATCCACGGCATATCCGTGATTTTGTGAAGTGAAATCAATGCGTCCTGTTGCAATTTCTCGTACAGGATGATTCAAACCGCGATGTCCAAACTTCATCTTATACGTATCCGCACCATTTGCTAATGAAAATAACTGATGACCTAAGCAGATGCCGAAAATTGGAACTTTTCCTTGAATTTCTTGAATCATTTCAATAGCTTCAGGCACATCTTTGGGATCTCCAGGCCCATTTGTCAACATGACACCATCGGGACTTAATTCTAAAATCTCTTCGGCCGTTGTATTATAAGGCAACACGGTTAAGTTGCATTGCCGTTTTGATAATTCTCGCAAAATACTATGTTTCAACCCAAAATCAACGACGACTACATTACGCCCAATACCTGGACTTGGATAAGGCTTAGTGGTAGACACTTGTGCCACTTGATTTTTCGGCATGACTGTCGCTTTTAATTGATCAAACGCATGCGGCAAATCATCCACGGCATCAATGATGCTCCCTTTCATTGTTCCAGCTGATCGTAACTTACGAGTCAGCGCACGCGTATCAATTCCTGAAATTCCCGGAATCCCTTTGCGCTTTAAAAATTCATCCAAGGTCATTTGTTGACGCCAATTTGAAGCAACCCGCGCATGCTCTTTAACAATGACACCTTTACAGGTTGGGGCAATGGATTCATAATCATCTCGGTTGACTCCGTAATTTCCAACTAATGGATACGTAAAAGTAATCATTTGTCCATTAAAACTTTGGTCAGTAATTGCTTCTTGGTAACCTGTCATGCCAGTAGTAAAAACAACTTCTCCTACTACATTGCCTTCTGCACCAAACGCTTTTCCTTCAAATACTGTTCCGTCTTCTAAAATCAATAACCTTTTCAAACCTACTGCGCCTCCTCCGACCAAGCTAATGCTCCGTCAACAAATGTCATAAGTGTCTTTCCTTTGACTGTCCACCCTGTAAATGGTGTATTGACAGCCATTGATTCAAATGCTTCTGCATCAATTGGTGCAGCTGTTGCTAAGTCAAAAACTGCAATATCTGCTGGTGCACCAATTGTTAGTGTTCCTGCGTTTAATCCAAAAATTTCTGCCGGTTTCACTGCCATCCAATCAATCACTTGTTCTAATGTGAAAATGCCTGTTTCGACAAAGTTCGTATAAATCAATTGGAAGGCCGTTTCACTACCGACAATACCAAAAGGTGCGTTTAAAAATGATTGTTGTTTTTCTTCTAAACCATGGGGCGCATGGTCGGTAGCAATACAGTCAATCGTGCCATCTAACAAGCCGTCAATCAATGCTTGTCGATCTGCTAAACCACGTAATGGTGGGTTCATTTTCCAAAACCCTTCGTCACCAGGAATATCCTCATCGACTAAAATTAAATGGTGTGGCGAAACTTCGGCTGTTACGTGAATCCCTGCTTTTTTAGCATCCCGAATAACGCGCACGCTTTCTTCTGTTGAAACATGACAAACATGATAATGAACGCCTGTTTCTTTCGCTAAAGTAATATCCCGAGCAATTTGTGAAGCTTCCGTTGCACTTAAAATCCCTGGTAGGCCTAATTTCTTAGAAACTTCTCCTTCATGCATCACACCACCAAATAATA from Enterococcus faecalis includes the following:
- a CDS encoding dihydroorotase codes for the protein MKTLIKNGKIIKKENQLIEAALWLENGVIHAIGESFDEADFEQVFDAKGQLITPGLVDVHVHFREPGFTYKETIKTGSKAAARGGFTTVCAMPNLNPVPDTAEKLSEVYDLIQKDAVVKVLQYAPITEELRSEVLTNQKALKEAGAFAFTNDGVGVQTAGTMYLAMKEAAALNMALVAHTEDESLLFGGVMHEGEVSKKLGLPGILSATEASQIARDITLAKETGVHYHVCHVSTEESVRVIRDAKKAGIHVTAEVSPHHLILVDEDIPGDEGFWKMNPPLRGLADRQALIDGLLDGTIDCIATDHAPHGLEEKQQSFLNAPFGIVGSETAFQLIYTNFVETGIFTLEQVIDWMAVKPAEIFGLNAGTLTIGAPADIAVFDLATAAPIDAEAFESMAVNTPFTGWTVKGKTLMTFVDGALAWSEEAQ
- a CDS encoding dihydroorotate dehydrogenase, with protein sequence MMKNPLAVSIPGLTLKNPIIPASGCFGFGEEYANYYDLDQLGSIMIKATTPQARYGNPTPRVAETPSGMLNAIGLQNPGLDVVMQEKLPKLEKYPNLPIIANVAGACEEDYVAVCAKIGQAPNVKAIELNISCPNVKHGGIAFGTDPDIAFQLTQAVKKVASVPIYVKLSPNVTDIVPIAQAIEAGGADGFSMINTLLGMRIDLKTRKPILANQTGGLSGPAIKPVAIRLIRQVASVSQLPIIGMGGVQTVDDVLEMFMAGASAVGVGTANFTDPYICPKLIDGLPKRMEELGIESLEQLIKEVREGQQNAR
- the carB gene encoding carbamoyl-phosphate synthase large subunit; translation: MPKRTDIKKIMVIGSGPIIIGQAAEFDYAGTQACLALKEEGYEVVLVNSNPATIMTDKEIADHVYIEPITLEFVSRILRKERPDALLPTLGGQTGLNMAMELSESGILDELNVELLGTKLSAIDQAEDRDLFKQLMEELEQPIPESEIVNTVEQAVAFAKRIGYPIIVRPAFTLGGTGGGMCDTEEELRQIAENGLKLSPVTQCLIEKSIAGFKEIEYEVMRDSADNAIVVCNMENFDPVGIHTGDSIVFAPSQTLSDYEYQMLRDASLKIIRALKIEGGCNVQLALDPHSFNYYVIEVNPRVSRSSALASKATGYPIAKLAAKIAVGLTLDEMKNPVTGTTYAEFEPALDYVVSKIPRWPFDKFEKGARELGTQMKATGEVMAIGRNIEESLLKAVRSLEIGAYHNELAELSHVSDLELTKKMVHAQDDRLFYLSEAIRRGYSIEELQSLTKIDLFFLDKLLHIIEIETTLESHVDNVAILKEAKQNGFSDRKIAALWGQTEQAIADFRRANQIVPVYKMVDTCAAEFESHTPYFYSTYEVENESNVSKKPSVLVLGSGPIRIGQGVEFDYATVHSVKAIQAAGYEAIIMNSNPETVSTDFSVSDKLYFEPLTLEDVMNVIDLENPIGVIVQFGGQTAINLAEPLTKQGVKILGTTIEDLDRAENRDLFEQALQELAIPQPPGDTATSAEEAVVIADRIGYPVLVRPSYVLGGRAMEIVENQKDLEDYMRHAVKASPEHPVLVDSYLLGQECEVDAICDGETVLIPGIMEHIERAGVHSGDSMAVYPPQYLSQEIQATIADYTKKLALGLNCVGMMNIQFVIHENRVYVIEVNPRASRTVPFLSKITGIPMAQVATKAILGEKLTDLGYQDGLYPESKQVHVKAPVFSFTKLQKVDTYLGPEMKSTGEVMGSDYYLEKALYKAFEASGLHLPSYGAVLFTIADETKEEALEIAKRFSAIGYSLVATEGTADFLAKHQLPVKKVTKISNPEGETVLDVIRNGNAQVVINTMDKNRSSANQDGFSIRREAVEHGIPLFTSLDTANAILKVLESRAFTTEAI
- a CDS encoding dihydroorotate dehydrogenase electron transfer subunit translates to MQRKQEMMTIVAQKQLAPRIYQLDLQGELVKEMTRPGQFVHIKVPRADLLLRRPISINQIDHSNETCRLIYRVEGAGTEVFATMKAGEQLDILGPLGNGFDITTVAAGQTAFIVGGGIGIPPLYELSKQLNEKGVKVIHFLGYASKEAAYYQQEFMALGETHFATDDGSFGAHGNVGRLLSEALAKGRIPDAVYACGANGMLKAIDSLFPTHPHVYLSLEERMACGIGACYACVCHKKGDTTGAKSVKVCDEGPIFKASEVIL
- a CDS encoding carbamoyl phosphate synthase small subunit, whose product is MKRLLILEDGTVFEGKAFGAEGNVVGEVVFTTGMTGYQEAITDQSFNGQMITFTYPLVGNYGVNRDDYESIAPTCKGVIVKEHARVASNWRQQMTLDEFLKRKGIPGISGIDTRALTRKLRSAGTMKGSIIDAVDDLPHAFDQLKATVMPKNQVAQVSTTKPYPSPGIGRNVVVVDFGLKHSILRELSKRQCNLTVLPYNTTAEEILELSPDGVMLTNGPGDPKDVPEAIEMIQEIQGKVPIFGICLGHQLFSLANGADTYKMKFGHRGLNHPVREIATGRIDFTSQNHGYAVDEATIDPEKLLVTHVEVNDGTVEGVRHRDYPAFTVQYHPDAAPGPHDGLHLFDEFMELMDAWKEQN